In Sphingopyxis sp. DBS4, one genomic interval encodes:
- a CDS encoding L,D-transpeptidase, translating to MAISSAKPLTRRSLLATAAMGALGLAVPPALAQAGLDEGSIAATAQNLRPGQFLWAPEAAPEGPVIIVVSLSKQRAYVYRNGVLIGISTISSGTAGHETPTGIFTILQKKVDHKSNLYDDAPMPFMQRLTWSGIAMHAGNLPGYPASHGCIRLPLAFAEHLYGVTQLGLTVIITQSADIPRFAPAPHVLENRGASPSSFESAFSTTWQPEKASAGPVSIILSASDERAVVLRNGVEIGSAPIAIRGQVSGVQAFTLSSIDQHGAHWMYLPLLGSTRTGEVSQQERERLILPEDFRQKLLVVLKPGTTLIVTADSLQRGNTGASVTVITSEDPE from the coding sequence ATGGCAATAAGCTCAGCCAAACCCCTCACGCGCCGTTCCCTGCTGGCAACCGCAGCGATGGGGGCGCTTGGCCTGGCAGTTCCTCCGGCATTGGCCCAGGCAGGGCTTGACGAAGGATCGATCGCAGCAACCGCCCAGAATTTGCGGCCCGGACAGTTTCTCTGGGCACCCGAAGCAGCCCCGGAAGGCCCCGTCATCATCGTCGTCAGCCTCAGCAAGCAGCGCGCCTATGTCTATCGCAACGGTGTCCTGATCGGTATTTCGACCATATCGTCAGGTACCGCCGGCCATGAGACGCCGACCGGGATTTTCACCATCCTGCAGAAGAAGGTCGACCACAAATCCAACCTCTACGATGATGCACCGATGCCGTTCATGCAAAGGCTTACCTGGAGCGGCATTGCCATGCATGCTGGCAATCTTCCCGGCTATCCCGCATCACATGGCTGCATACGATTGCCGCTCGCCTTTGCGGAACACCTCTATGGTGTCACGCAACTCGGATTGACGGTGATCATTACCCAATCGGCGGATATCCCGCGTTTCGCTCCTGCCCCGCATGTGCTGGAAAATCGGGGAGCTTCACCCTCTTCATTCGAGAGCGCCTTCTCTACGACCTGGCAGCCGGAAAAAGCGTCCGCCGGACCAGTCTCCATCATTCTCAGCGCCTCCGACGAGCGCGCCGTGGTCCTGCGCAATGGCGTCGAGATCGGTTCCGCGCCCATAGCGATCCGCGGACAGGTTTCAGGGGTGCAGGCCTTTACACTTTCCTCCATCGATCAGCACGGGGCGCATTGGATGTATCTGCCCTTGCTCGGGAGCACCCGGACGGGCGAAGTATCCCAGCAGGAGCGCGAGCGGCTGATACTACCGGAGGACTTCCGCCAGAAACTTCTGGTGGTCCTCAAGCCAGGAACCACGCTCATCGTGACGGCGGATAGCTTGCAGCGTGGGAACACGGGTGCATCGGTCACCGTGATCACGAGTGAGGATCCGGAATAG
- a CDS encoding transposase has protein sequence MEACRQIGISEQTLYRWRKEYGG, from the coding sequence ATCGAGGCTTGCCGGCAGATCGGGATATCGGAGCAGACGCTGTATCGGTGGCGCAAGGAATATGGCGGCTGA
- a CDS encoding universal stress protein yields MSAVAAFPIPSHPHPTASDPGIVACIDCADRNAWIYPHAAALAAALEFPVTLLQVLDADTSPDVRPDPIEWNLRRREALRALGRCTTTAQTPTPQTTIELAEGQTAEEICRFIGEHSDGLIVLGRRGKKELGKTGIGGTAQKILAHAPSPILLVPVEAQAPDQCYQRILVPLDGSRWAESVLPMAARIARAANAEILLAHVVPAPEMIEARPLELEDKELRQSLIERNEQAAHSYLQRIKSNLAASGLRVRTLSTRAEDVREALNGLIQKEAVDLTVMSARGHNRQHVADVPYGTVASYLMAHCSVPMLVLPTTSRPAQTTLPTTHERLRLPVGGLG; encoded by the coding sequence ATGTCTGCTGTCGCTGCGTTTCCTATTCCGTCCCACCCCCACCCGACCGCTTCCGACCCAGGGATCGTTGCCTGTATCGACTGCGCCGACCGCAACGCCTGGATTTATCCGCACGCCGCTGCGCTCGCGGCCGCACTCGAGTTCCCGGTTACGCTCCTCCAGGTTCTCGATGCCGATACATCTCCTGACGTGCGCCCGGATCCGATCGAGTGGAATCTTCGACGACGCGAAGCGTTGCGCGCGCTGGGTCGATGCACCACTACGGCTCAGACACCAACGCCCCAAACCACGATCGAACTCGCCGAAGGACAAACGGCAGAAGAGATCTGTCGCTTCATTGGCGAGCACAGCGATGGTCTGATCGTGCTGGGAAGGCGCGGAAAGAAGGAGCTGGGCAAGACCGGAATAGGCGGCACCGCTCAGAAAATCCTCGCCCACGCGCCAAGCCCAATCCTGCTCGTCCCTGTCGAGGCTCAAGCACCGGACCAGTGCTACCAGCGCATTCTCGTGCCGCTTGATGGGTCGCGCTGGGCGGAAAGCGTCCTGCCCATGGCCGCGCGCATTGCGCGCGCCGCCAACGCGGAGATCCTGCTCGCCCATGTCGTCCCCGCCCCCGAAATGATCGAAGCACGGCCGCTGGAACTGGAAGACAAGGAGCTTCGCCAAAGTCTCATCGAGCGCAACGAACAGGCCGCGCACAGCTATCTTCAGCGGATCAAATCGAACCTGGCAGCGAGCGGCCTTCGCGTTCGCACCCTGTCAACCCGCGCAGAGGATGTCCGCGAGGCGCTCAATGGGTTGATCCAAAAGGAAGCCGTCGATCTCACCGTGATGTCGGCCCGCGGCCATAATCGTCAGCACGTGGCGGACGTTCCCTATGGCACGGTCGCATCGTACCTGATGGCGCACTGCAGCGTACCGATGCTCGTTTTGCCGACCACATCTCGCCCGGCGCAGACAACTCTCCCAACCACGCATGAGAGGCTCCGCTTGCCGGTCGGCGGCCTGGGCTGA
- a CDS encoding GH36-type glycosyl hydrolase domain-containing protein, with product MADLEDRDPISGIAADTAARHQLTGLISRSTPLIAWTRLDAMKEWLTRARLAAGKAEPHASSAAEWLLDNDYQIQRAILQIREDLPQDFYAKLPGLGEGSLARPRIHQLAHSFLQASHLQVSLNTAVHYVDCYQERMPLSIAEIWAFPTMLRIVCLEFLVTAFGRLFPDVEPPFEVVETPDACATAFDETEYVARAIANLAVIATIQWNDFFDRTSRVEAILRRDPAGVYPRMDFDTRDRYRHAVEQLAEQSQLAEWEVAERALRQCHSSENSPSGHVGYWLIDEGRAFFSDAIDPRPWTLGSMLRRIVRYPGVIYACALLLAGLTAFAVPAAYLASAEASIGSWLLGIALTLLPASILSITFVNWLVTQIAPPRVLPKFEFKKGIPKDCATAVVTPVLVANASDVPSLLQRLEAHRLANPDAALQFVLLSDFADADSEDMPADDDITHALVSGVDELNRRYRDPRGDGPFHLFHRPRLYNEAQGSWMGWERKRGKLERFNAYILHGISAPFSVTVGRIDALRKCRFVVTADADTRLPPGVVRRLVGTLAHPLNRAHFDPVSGRVERGYTIIQPRVELAPDAAGQSLFSRFYGGDTAIDIYSRAVSDVYQDLLGSGVFVGKGIYEVAPFERSLEGRVPENTLLSHDLFEGLHGRAALASDIIVYEGFPTGYLDFAWRWHRWVRGDWQILPWLFPFVPSRDGRWLRNRLDWFDRLKIFDNLRRSLIPFSIVALLLGGWFLLHGEPWVWTLLALAAPAAYLFTDLVTGVARGRRRGVMQRVLRRQADQFGRWALAITFLVSDTFIALHAILVTLWRLRSGRKRLEWTSAAHMASRIAARHPRIAAWRDMAASPVLAALVAGALIIIAPAALPAAAPVLLLWFVAPEVAIRVSRVLPQRTETISEADRKYLRLVARRTWLFFETFVRPEDNWLPPDNYQEPPNEETAHRTSPTNIGMMLISSLTAWRLGHIGLNELEMRLRNAFDTIDRLERYRGHILNWYETRTLAALEPRYVSTVDSGNLAVSLITVAQALRDARNAPPVGTDPWHGLQDTIGLLAGALDALDSKAAPAVRATLAAMRETAERTRDNEPEWIWAIEDLISIDMQRLREQTGLLAESVAENNIAALRDVQTWLERLEHHLLGMRRDLRIFAPWTERLATPPSGCAEIAARIADLMTYGLASPVGAGEAQALDILDAFLRDAAPDAAREWVQDLRAAIAEGRLAAQELSERLKNLAHRAATLAHEMDFALLFDPASRLFHIGYNLSADRIDPHHYDLLASEARLASYFAIAKGDVAPAHWFHLGRPITKQDTGLALVSWNGSMFEYLMPNIFLHSDPTTLLGMSDRTSVDIQRTFGRSQAIPWGISESSFASMSQDRVYRYHAFGVPELGLQRGLGRDLVVAPYATALALTTRPSVAVRNLRALEELGVIGRYGFYEAIDFTPERVPTGKRFALVRSYMAHHHGMSLGALGNVLFENMHVRWFHTDPHVRSVDLLLNERIPWELPPEIARVEVRESQATPESAIPGLYSWVPNRRYGNPAWQVLGNGRLSTRIRTDGAGSIGWNQNALTRVAPFDAETGHWLYLRDLDGADVWSATGGPFPQPEEPPQVVFHAHQVEFHRRAHGLSATTTITVANGDDLEIRRLSLVNEEDRPRIIEITSYAEIVLAPAHDAARHPAFSKLFVGAEPLPGGDGLLFTRRPRNPAEKPPVMLHRAIGDDEGFTHLGVEADRRAFLGRHGSATRPAGMDGEAFSGTLGWTLDPVCAVRLRIELPPHGRRELAFLTIAAASHKSALDIAERYTTLASLDWAVSDTATATARNMHALGLAPEFVPQAQELLSFLLSARTNHPPSAPYGFGRGDLWALGISGDHPVLLLRAGTAEQTGLLRFLIPAHALWRQRGMIVDLVVTHDGTSGYIEPVREQLLEVLRDQNAQDRLGTNGGVHVIGIGPGDGERAALLDRVSRVILDEGGGPLGDQLTRQEQPYHQGPSFIPVDGTAAVHASAPLPRPSNLQFDNGWGGFAPDSGDYVIYLEPGATTPAPWSNVLANESFGTIVTEGGLGFTWAINSGENRLTPWFNDPIRDPQCERLYLRDEENARLWTPTPLPAGRHSACQIQHGPDQTTWRSNSEGLEQELSAFVPATAPVKLVRLRLRNLTPSPRRLTATYYAEWLLGAVHGEQAPLRTSDYDPECHAILARNPWTEEFGGRVAFLATTRSVHSFTTSRQDFEGGQSDPARPGALLSWDLGNRSAVAADDCCAALQVHLDIPADGSAEVCFVLGQGENWDHARELVRTWQDPASIEAAASACADAWEERLSRVQVTTPDPAFDLMVNRWLPHQSISARVRARAGFYQASGAFGFRDQLQDVLGQLHVDPAATRRHILAAAAHQFEEGDVLHWWHPPFDRGVRTRCSDDLVWLPYAVGHYVEATGDTGILSEQIPYLQAPPLTADEGDRYARFDVSPYTRSLFDHCDRALSHAYRLGPHGLPLIGAGDWNDGMDRVGNRGRGESVWLAWFLIATIRNFTRHCLDESQTEFRDRWNGRADSLAAAVERSAWDGEWYLRAFDDDGRAWGTSEEQECRIDSIAQSWSILSDAGDPERTDVAIASARKHLVRDDDSIIRLLDPAFDRTPREPGYIKAYPPGVRENGGQYTHAAAWLAIAVARNRDGDGAMSLLDRINPIRHTATREAAGHYRTEPYVVSADIAGVIPHLGRGGWTWYTGAAAWTWRLAVEEILGVRLIQNELHIRPNLPRDWDRAEMTFRRGAATIAVTLQVDLDFELQTQVVVDGADWYAPGIPFPEEGKTRHVLVRLARPA from the coding sequence ATGGCCGATCTGGAGGACCGCGATCCCATCAGCGGGATCGCCGCTGACACCGCGGCCCGCCACCAGCTCACGGGCCTGATCAGCCGATCGACCCCTCTCATAGCCTGGACTCGCCTTGATGCGATGAAAGAGTGGTTGACCAGGGCGCGGCTCGCGGCGGGCAAGGCCGAGCCGCATGCCAGCTCGGCGGCCGAGTGGCTGCTGGACAATGACTATCAGATCCAGCGGGCCATCCTCCAGATCCGTGAGGACCTTCCGCAGGACTTCTACGCGAAACTGCCGGGTCTCGGCGAGGGAAGCCTCGCGCGCCCGCGCATCCATCAACTTGCCCACTCGTTCCTGCAGGCTTCGCACCTTCAGGTGTCGCTGAACACGGCTGTCCACTATGTCGACTGCTACCAGGAGCGGATGCCACTCAGCATCGCCGAAATCTGGGCCTTTCCGACGATGCTCCGCATCGTCTGCCTGGAGTTTCTGGTCACGGCCTTCGGCCGGCTCTTCCCCGATGTCGAGCCACCCTTCGAGGTCGTCGAGACCCCGGACGCATGCGCAACGGCGTTCGACGAGACAGAATATGTGGCGCGCGCCATCGCCAATCTGGCGGTGATCGCAACCATCCAGTGGAACGACTTTTTCGATCGAACGAGCCGGGTTGAGGCGATCCTCAGGCGCGACCCGGCCGGGGTCTATCCGCGCATGGATTTCGACACCCGCGACCGATACCGTCACGCCGTAGAGCAGCTTGCCGAGCAGTCACAGTTGGCGGAATGGGAAGTCGCGGAACGGGCCCTGCGCCAGTGCCATAGCAGTGAAAACTCGCCGTCGGGCCATGTCGGCTATTGGCTGATCGACGAAGGGCGGGCGTTCTTTTCGGATGCCATCGATCCGCGCCCCTGGACGTTGGGATCGATGCTGCGCCGCATAGTTCGCTATCCGGGCGTCATCTACGCGTGCGCTCTGCTCCTGGCCGGGCTTACCGCCTTCGCCGTGCCAGCTGCCTATCTCGCGTCAGCCGAAGCTTCGATCGGCTCCTGGCTGCTCGGCATTGCGCTGACACTCCTCCCCGCGTCGATCCTGAGCATCACATTCGTCAACTGGCTCGTGACCCAGATTGCTCCCCCACGGGTTCTTCCCAAGTTCGAATTCAAAAAGGGAATCCCCAAGGATTGCGCCACCGCCGTCGTCACGCCTGTGCTTGTTGCGAACGCCTCGGACGTCCCTTCCCTTCTGCAGCGGCTCGAGGCGCATCGGCTGGCAAATCCCGATGCAGCTCTCCAGTTCGTCCTGCTCAGCGACTTCGCCGACGCGGATTCTGAGGACATGCCGGCCGATGACGACATTACCCATGCGCTGGTCTCGGGCGTGGACGAGCTTAACAGGCGCTACCGGGACCCCCGGGGCGATGGTCCGTTTCACCTCTTCCACCGCCCTCGCCTCTACAATGAGGCACAGGGATCCTGGATGGGATGGGAACGCAAGCGCGGCAAACTTGAGCGGTTCAATGCTTACATCCTCCACGGAATTTCCGCGCCCTTCAGCGTGACCGTCGGCCGGATCGATGCGCTGCGCAAATGTCGCTTCGTGGTGACAGCCGATGCCGACACCCGCCTCCCGCCCGGTGTCGTCCGCCGATTGGTCGGCACACTCGCGCATCCGCTCAACAGGGCGCATTTCGATCCCGTTTCAGGCCGGGTGGAACGGGGTTACACCATCATCCAGCCTCGCGTCGAGCTGGCGCCAGACGCGGCCGGTCAGTCGCTGTTCTCCCGTTTCTATGGCGGAGATACGGCGATCGACATCTATTCGCGCGCCGTATCGGACGTCTACCAGGACCTCCTGGGCTCCGGTGTCTTCGTCGGAAAGGGCATCTACGAGGTCGCCCCTTTCGAGCGCAGCCTTGAAGGCCGTGTTCCTGAGAACACTTTGCTCAGCCACGATCTGTTCGAGGGCCTGCATGGCCGCGCAGCCCTGGCGAGCGACATCATCGTCTACGAGGGCTTCCCGACCGGCTATCTCGATTTCGCGTGGCGATGGCATCGATGGGTGCGTGGCGACTGGCAGATCCTGCCCTGGCTGTTTCCCTTCGTACCCAGCCGCGACGGACGCTGGCTGCGCAACCGGCTCGACTGGTTCGACCGCCTCAAGATATTCGACAATCTGCGCCGCAGTCTTATACCCTTCAGCATCGTCGCGCTGCTGCTGGGCGGCTGGTTCCTGCTCCATGGCGAGCCTTGGGTGTGGACGCTCCTCGCGCTTGCTGCACCCGCCGCCTATCTTTTCACCGATCTCGTCACCGGCGTCGCCCGGGGCCGACGGCGCGGCGTCATGCAACGCGTCCTTCGGCGACAGGCCGATCAGTTCGGCCGATGGGCGCTGGCGATTACATTCCTCGTCAGCGACACATTCATCGCGCTCCACGCTATCCTGGTCACCCTCTGGCGGCTCCGATCGGGACGAAAGAGGCTCGAATGGACCTCTGCTGCGCACATGGCGAGCCGGATCGCCGCGCGCCATCCCCGGATTGCCGCCTGGCGTGATATGGCCGCGTCTCCCGTGCTTGCGGCGCTTGTTGCCGGCGCCCTGATCATCATCGCTCCTGCCGCCTTGCCCGCGGCCGCGCCGGTTCTGCTGCTCTGGTTTGTTGCGCCGGAAGTTGCGATCCGGGTCAGCCGCGTCCTTCCTCAACGCACGGAAACCATCTCCGAAGCGGACAGAAAGTACCTCCGGTTGGTGGCGCGCCGCACCTGGCTCTTTTTCGAAACCTTCGTGCGGCCTGAGGACAACTGGCTCCCTCCCGACAACTATCAGGAACCGCCGAACGAAGAGACCGCGCACCGCACCTCCCCAACCAACATCGGCATGATGTTGATCTCATCCCTCACTGCCTGGCGGCTTGGACATATCGGTCTCAATGAACTCGAGATGCGCCTGCGCAACGCGTTCGACACAATCGATCGCCTGGAGCGCTATCGCGGCCATATTCTGAACTGGTACGAGACGAGAACGCTGGCCGCGCTCGAACCCCGGTATGTCTCGACCGTCGATAGCGGCAATCTGGCGGTTAGCCTGATTACCGTCGCGCAAGCTCTGCGCGATGCGCGTAACGCGCCGCCGGTTGGCACCGATCCGTGGCATGGGCTCCAAGACACCATCGGCCTGCTCGCCGGAGCGCTGGATGCACTCGATTCGAAAGCAGCACCGGCAGTTCGCGCGACTCTCGCCGCCATGCGCGAAACCGCCGAGCGTACGCGGGACAACGAACCCGAATGGATCTGGGCGATCGAAGACCTGATCTCGATCGACATGCAACGGCTGCGAGAACAGACCGGCTTGCTCGCCGAGAGCGTTGCCGAGAACAATATCGCCGCCCTTCGGGACGTTCAGACCTGGCTCGAGCGGCTGGAGCATCATCTGCTGGGTATGCGGCGCGATCTTCGTATCTTCGCCCCCTGGACAGAGCGTCTTGCAACTCCCCCGTCAGGCTGCGCCGAAATCGCGGCCCGGATCGCTGACCTCATGACTTACGGCTTGGCATCGCCAGTCGGCGCCGGGGAGGCGCAAGCCCTCGACATCCTCGACGCCTTTTTGCGAGATGCGGCTCCTGATGCTGCGCGAGAGTGGGTACAAGATCTTCGCGCCGCGATCGCGGAGGGCCGCCTGGCCGCGCAGGAACTTTCCGAACGCCTAAAAAACCTCGCGCACCGTGCGGCCACGCTCGCCCACGAGATGGATTTTGCACTGCTCTTCGATCCCGCCAGCCGCCTTTTCCACATCGGCTACAATCTCAGCGCCGACCGTATCGATCCTCATCACTACGACCTCCTGGCCAGCGAAGCCCGCCTTGCCAGCTATTTCGCAATAGCCAAGGGCGACGTAGCGCCGGCGCATTGGTTTCACCTGGGCCGCCCGATCACCAAGCAGGATACCGGACTGGCGCTGGTGTCCTGGAACGGCTCGATGTTCGAATATCTTATGCCGAATATCTTCCTGCACAGCGATCCGACCACTCTTCTCGGCATGAGCGATCGCACGTCCGTCGACATCCAGAGGACGTTCGGTCGATCGCAGGCGATTCCCTGGGGAATTTCCGAGTCTTCATTTGCATCGATGAGCCAGGACCGTGTCTATCGATATCATGCCTTCGGCGTCCCGGAACTCGGGCTGCAGCGTGGATTGGGCCGGGATCTCGTCGTCGCGCCTTATGCGACCGCCCTTGCTCTGACGACACGCCCTTCGGTTGCCGTACGAAATCTCAGGGCGCTAGAGGAACTGGGCGTCATCGGCCGCTATGGCTTTTATGAGGCCATCGACTTCACGCCCGAGCGCGTGCCCACTGGAAAGCGCTTCGCCCTCGTGCGCTCCTACATGGCACATCACCATGGCATGAGCCTTGGGGCACTTGGCAACGTCCTGTTCGAGAATATGCATGTCCGCTGGTTCCACACGGATCCCCATGTGCGCTCCGTCGATCTCCTTCTCAACGAGCGAATCCCGTGGGAATTGCCCCCTGAGATCGCACGGGTCGAGGTCCGGGAATCGCAAGCCACGCCCGAGAGCGCAATTCCGGGCCTCTACAGCTGGGTGCCGAACCGTCGTTACGGCAATCCAGCCTGGCAGGTTCTTGGAAATGGCCGCCTCTCAACCCGAATCCGCACGGACGGCGCCGGAAGCATCGGCTGGAACCAGAACGCGCTCACCAGGGTTGCCCCCTTCGACGCGGAGACCGGTCACTGGCTCTATCTGCGCGACCTTGATGGCGCTGATGTCTGGTCGGCGACCGGCGGCCCATTTCCGCAACCGGAAGAGCCGCCACAAGTGGTTTTCCATGCACATCAGGTTGAATTCCATAGGCGGGCGCATGGCCTGTCGGCCACAACGACGATCACCGTCGCCAATGGTGATGACCTCGAGATCCGGCGCCTCAGCCTCGTCAATGAGGAGGACCGTCCCCGCATCATCGAAATCACCAGCTACGCCGAGATCGTGCTGGCGCCGGCCCATGACGCCGCGCGCCATCCTGCTTTCAGCAAATTGTTCGTCGGCGCGGAACCTTTGCCGGGTGGGGACGGGCTGCTGTTCACCCGGCGCCCCCGCAATCCCGCCGAGAAGCCCCCTGTCATGCTCCATCGGGCGATCGGCGATGACGAGGGTTTCACACATCTTGGTGTGGAAGCCGATCGCAGGGCCTTCCTCGGCCGCCACGGCAGCGCAACCCGCCCGGCCGGAATGGATGGAGAGGCGTTCAGCGGAACGCTGGGATGGACGCTCGATCCGGTTTGCGCGGTCAGGCTCCGGATCGAGCTCCCGCCGCATGGCCGGCGCGAACTCGCCTTTCTGACAATCGCCGCCGCGTCCCACAAGTCCGCACTCGATATCGCAGAGCGCTACACAACCCTCGCTTCACTCGATTGGGCCGTCAGTGACACCGCAACAGCAACCGCGCGCAACATGCACGCCCTCGGCCTGGCGCCAGAATTTGTACCGCAAGCGCAGGAGCTCTTGTCCTTCCTCCTCTCTGCCCGCACTAATCATCCGCCATCTGCGCCATACGGATTCGGCCGCGGCGACCTTTGGGCACTTGGCATTTCAGGCGACCACCCCGTCCTGCTGCTGCGCGCCGGAACCGCAGAGCAGACCGGGCTGCTCCGTTTCCTCATCCCGGCGCACGCGCTCTGGCGGCAGCGAGGGATGATCGTGGACCTTGTGGTCACGCACGATGGAACGTCAGGCTATATCGAACCTGTGCGCGAGCAGCTTCTTGAGGTGCTCAGAGACCAGAATGCCCAGGATCGCCTTGGGACAAACGGCGGCGTCCACGTGATCGGTATCGGTCCCGGCGATGGCGAACGCGCGGCACTCCTTGATCGGGTTTCGCGGGTGATCCTCGACGAAGGCGGTGGACCACTCGGAGACCAGCTTACCCGCCAGGAGCAGCCGTACCATCAGGGACCATCATTCATCCCGGTCGATGGCACGGCAGCGGTGCACGCATCCGCCCCGCTGCCCAGACCGTCCAATCTGCAATTTGACAATGGCTGGGGCGGCTTTGCTCCCGATAGCGGAGATTATGTCATTTATCTGGAGCCCGGCGCCACCACGCCTGCCCCCTGGTCCAATGTCCTCGCCAACGAAAGCTTCGGAACGATCGTGACGGAAGGCGGGCTGGGATTCACCTGGGCGATCAACAGCGGTGAAAACAGGCTCACGCCCTGGTTCAACGATCCCATCCGCGACCCGCAGTGCGAACGACTGTACCTGCGCGACGAAGAGAATGCTCGCCTGTGGACCCCGACGCCCTTGCCGGCCGGCAGGCATTCGGCATGTCAAATTCAGCACGGCCCGGATCAAACCACCTGGCGGAGCAACAGCGAGGGCCTTGAACAGGAACTCTCCGCCTTCGTTCCCGCCACCGCACCGGTCAAACTGGTCCGCTTGCGTTTGCGCAACCTCACGCCAAGCCCTCGCCGCCTCACGGCGACCTATTATGCGGAATGGCTGCTCGGGGCAGTCCACGGCGAACAGGCGCCGCTGCGCACATCCGATTACGATCCGGAATGCCACGCAATTCTCGCGCGGAACCCCTGGACCGAGGAATTTGGTGGCCGCGTGGCATTCCTCGCCACCACGCGCTCGGTCCACAGTTTCACGACCTCCCGCCAGGATTTCGAAGGCGGCCAATCCGATCCCGCGCGCCCGGGAGCACTTTTGAGCTGGGATCTGGGAAACAGGTCGGCTGTCGCCGCCGACGATTGCTGCGCGGCCCTTCAGGTCCACCTCGACATTCCCGCCGACGGGTCGGCGGAAGTCTGCTTCGTTCTCGGACAAGGCGAGAATTGGGATCATGCGCGTGAACTCGTACGCACCTGGCAGGATCCGGCTAGCATCGAAGCTGCCGCCAGCGCCTGTGCAGACGCCTGGGAAGAGAGGCTGAGCCGGGTCCAGGTCACGACACCCGACCCCGCCTTTGACCTCATGGTCAACCGCTGGCTCCCTCACCAGTCGATCAGCGCCCGCGTGCGCGCCCGCGCCGGCTTCTATCAGGCAAGCGGGGCTTTCGGTTTCCGCGATCAGCTCCAGGACGTCCTCGGACAACTGCACGTCGATCCAGCGGCAACGCGGCGCCATATCCTGGCAGCGGCCGCCCATCAGTTCGAGGAAGGTGATGTTCTTCACTGGTGGCATCCGCCCTTTGACCGGGGTGTTCGAACCCGGTGTTCGGACGATCTCGTTTGGCTCCCTTATGCGGTTGGCCATTATGTGGAGGCCACCGGCGATACAGGGATTCTTTCAGAGCAGATCCCCTATCTGCAAGCGCCGCCGCTCACAGCCGATGAAGGCGATCGCTACGCCCGATTTGACGTCAGCCCATACACCCGGTCCCTCTTCGACCATTGCGACCGGGCGCTTTCACATGCCTATCGTCTCGGACCTCATGGGCTTCCCCTGATTGGTGCCGGCGACTGGAATGACGGGATGGACCGCGTGGGCAACCGGGGGCGCGGCGAAAGCGTGTGGCTTGCCTGGTTCCTCATTGCGACCATCCGAAATTTCACGCGGCACTGTCTCGATGAAAGCCAAACCGAGTTTCGTGATCGCTGGAACGGGCGCGCCGACTCTCTCGCGGCCGCCGTCGAGCGATCCGCATGGGATGGCGAATGGTATCTGCGCGCATTCGATGATGACGGCAGGGCCTGGGGTACATCCGAAGAGCAGGAGTGTCGCATCGATTCGATCGCGCAGTCCTGGTCCATACTCTCGGATGCAGGCGATCCGGAACGGACGGACGTGGCCATCGCCTCGGCGAGAAAGCACCTCGTCCGGGATGACGACAGCATTATCCGGCTCCTCGACCCCGCCTTCGATCGAACGCCTCGCGAACCAGGCTATATCAAGGCCTATCCCCCCGGCGTTCGTGAGAATGGCGGCCAATACACCCATGCCGCAGCCTGGCTCGCCATCGCGGTTGCACGCAATCGGGATGGTGACGGCGCCATGTCCCTGCTCGATCGGATCAATCCGATCCGGCACACAGCAACCCGCGAAGCTGCGGGACATTACCGGACCGAGCCCTATGTAGTCTCCGCCGACATTGCGGGTGTGATACCCCATCTGGGTCGCGGAGGCTGGACCTGGTATACTGGTGCGGCCGCCTGGACGTGGCGTCTGGCCGTCGAGGAAATCCTTGGCGTGCGGCTCATCCAGAATGAATTGCATATCCGCCCGAACTTGCCGCGAGATTGGGACCGGGCAGAGATGACCTTCCGTCGGGGGGCGGCAACGATTGCCGTGACGCTACAGGTTGATCTCGATTTCGAACTGCAAACGCAGGTGGTCGTCGATGGCGCGGATTGGTATGCACCCGGAATTCCGTTCCCCGAGGAGGGGAAGACGCGCCACGTCCTCGTGCGGCTTGCTCGGCCGGCGTGA